In Sphingomonas panacisoli, one genomic interval encodes:
- a CDS encoding ImuA family protein, which yields MPESVASLSKLRRRLARIEGVRPRDDGARVATGCAAVDDWLGGGLARGRLHEVMALAREDAGSVAGFAAMLGLRAGEGRPLLWLRTDAAERQCGTLYASGLGELGLDADAVLVALVEDDAALLKAANDAARCAGVGALLVECWGDPRPLDLTATRRLMLAAETSGVTVLLLRMAATESPSVADTRWAVRASPSVPLADGTPTGAPGHPVFEIELLRRRAGSAGVTWRVEWNRDRSIFQEPAATPVSGAVLPVAAL from the coding sequence ATGCCCGAGTCGGTTGCCTCGCTCAGCAAGTTGCGACGGCGCCTGGCGCGCATCGAAGGGGTGCGCCCGCGCGATGATGGCGCACGCGTCGCGACGGGATGTGCGGCGGTCGATGATTGGCTCGGTGGGGGGCTGGCACGCGGACGACTGCACGAAGTGATGGCTTTGGCGCGGGAGGATGCCGGCAGCGTCGCCGGGTTCGCCGCGATGCTGGGGTTGCGGGCCGGGGAGGGGCGGCCGTTGCTGTGGCTGCGCACCGATGCGGCGGAACGGCAGTGCGGGACGCTCTACGCTAGCGGGCTCGGCGAGTTGGGACTGGATGCCGACGCTGTGCTGGTCGCACTGGTTGAGGACGATGCCGCGCTGTTGAAGGCGGCGAACGACGCGGCGCGGTGTGCCGGGGTGGGGGCGTTGCTGGTCGAATGCTGGGGCGATCCCCGACCGCTCGACCTGACCGCGACGCGGCGGCTGATGCTGGCGGCCGAAACGTCGGGCGTGACGGTACTGTTGCTCCGCATGGCGGCGACCGAAAGCCCCAGCGTCGCCGACACGCGCTGGGCGGTGCGCGCGTCGCCGTCGGTGCCGCTCGCCGACGGCACGCCCACCGGAGCGCCGGGACATCCGGTGTTCGAGATCGAATTGTTACGCCGCCGCGCCGGTTCCGCCGGCGTCACGTGGCGCGTGGAGTGGAATCGTGACCGAAGTATCTTCCAGGAACCCGCCGCCACGCCGGTATCTGGCGCTGTACTTCCCGTGGCTGCCCTCTGA
- a CDS encoding alpha-amylase family glycosyl hydrolase, giving the protein MIRALGLALAALLLASPASATPPEKVTAAAMRDEVIYHIFFRSFRDSNGDRIGDLNGLTGSLDDIKALGVTSLLLTPLQPSPFYHNYFATDFEGIDPAYGTMDEYFAFIRAAHARGLKVYLDEEFQYVAEGHPWLTSSRGKPGAKFGPYILYNRPQTNEEPEPFLGVPAWPGYDGRWAGISMVNLKLPAVRGYFARLLVRWIDPHGDGSLRDGVDGFRIDHMMDDLDNKHRLTNLFADFWAPIFAAVRARNPGARIIAEQADWGSGDAWLTKGDTDMVFAFPLRFALEKMDKSAIVNALAASGSAPDGKERILFLENHDMDRFMSVVGGDERKARIGAALTLLMRGTPSIYYGQELGMRGRIDPKVKSDGAHIGLREAYRWTADLDTAGSAIWYRSDATAWGNRFNRSGDGVSLAEERDRPDSLYTFYRRLLALRAVRVELRQGDQRMLCDDTTSAVCVLRTSGDRQVLILANTSAASVKPALTGLAAGWVDLLDDNRPVDPGAITLPPFGVRVLGSR; this is encoded by the coding sequence GTGATCCGCGCACTCGGCCTGGCGTTGGCGGCGCTGCTGCTTGCGAGCCCTGCCAGTGCCACACCGCCCGAAAAGGTTACCGCCGCCGCGATGCGCGACGAGGTGATCTACCACATCTTCTTCCGCAGCTTCCGCGACTCGAACGGCGACCGGATCGGCGATCTGAACGGGCTGACCGGCAGTTTGGACGATATCAAGGCGCTCGGCGTGACGTCGCTTTTGCTGACGCCGCTCCAGCCGTCGCCATTCTACCACAATTATTTCGCGACCGATTTCGAAGGGATCGACCCGGCCTACGGGACGATGGACGAATATTTCGCCTTTATCCGCGCGGCGCATGCGCGTGGGCTGAAGGTCTATCTCGACGAGGAATTCCAGTATGTCGCCGAAGGACACCCGTGGCTGACCTCCTCGCGCGGGAAGCCGGGGGCGAAGTTCGGCCCATATATCCTCTACAACCGTCCGCAGACCAACGAAGAGCCCGAGCCATTCCTCGGCGTGCCCGCCTGGCCGGGTTATGACGGGCGCTGGGCCGGTATTTCGATGGTCAATCTCAAGTTGCCCGCGGTACGCGGCTATTTCGCGCGGTTGCTGGTCCGGTGGATCGATCCGCACGGCGACGGTTCGCTCCGCGACGGCGTCGACGGGTTCCGCATCGACCACATGATGGACGATCTCGACAACAAGCATCGCCTGACGAACCTGTTCGCCGATTTCTGGGCGCCGATCTTCGCGGCGGTGCGAGCGCGCAATCCGGGCGCGCGGATCATCGCCGAGCAGGCCGATTGGGGCTCGGGCGATGCCTGGCTGACGAAGGGCGACACCGACATGGTGTTCGCCTTCCCGCTGCGGTTCGCGCTGGAAAAGATGGACAAGTCCGCGATCGTCAACGCCCTGGCCGCGAGCGGATCGGCGCCCGACGGCAAGGAGCGCATCTTGTTCCTCGAGAATCACGACATGGACCGCTTCATGTCGGTGGTCGGCGGCGACGAGCGCAAGGCGCGGATCGGGGCGGCGCTGACGCTGCTGATGCGCGGGACGCCGTCCATCTATTACGGCCAGGAACTCGGCATGCGCGGGCGGATCGACCCGAAGGTCAAAAGCGACGGCGCGCATATCGGATTGCGTGAGGCATATCGCTGGACGGCAGACCTCGACACGGCGGGATCCGCGATCTGGTATCGCAGCGATGCGACGGCCTGGGGCAATCGCTTTAATCGCAGCGGCGATGGCGTGTCGCTGGCGGAAGAGCGTGATCGGCCGGATTCGCTTTATACGTTCTACCGCCGCTTGCTCGCCCTGCGCGCGGTGCGGGTCGAGTTGCGGCAGGGCGATCAGCGAATGCTGTGCGACGATACGACTAGCGCGGTGTGCGTGTTGCGTACCTCGGGCGATCGGCAAGTGCTGATCTTGGCGAACACAAGCGCGGCATCGGTAAAGCCGGCACTGACGGGGCTGGCGGCGGGATGGGTCGATCTGCTCGACGACAATCGCCCGGTCGATCCGGGGGCGATCACGTTGCCGCCGTTCGGGGTGAGGGTGCTTGGCTCCCGTTAA
- a CDS encoding error-prone DNA polymerase, with protein sequence MTGFAELVAATNYSFLRGASSPRDMVATAVVLGLDAIGIADRNTVAGVVRAHVALKEMREKWSAARDKARIRHEADRPWETFPDAPPLPEPPPWFRLVVGARLVFRDGTPDIVAYPATRYGWGRLTRLLTVGNRRATKGGCLLDIGDLIAHHQDLLLIVMDENSFDSEEVAELAEKRRIAEEHDRGFLQLGEEEAIDSNVVAFPKRLVEPTLASNDLPTTSVVVWPSRRVPDVEGLEATLRRLKRIVGDRLWLGTTMTHSGKDKRCLHELAKIASVANVPLLATNDALYASPDQRQLHDVVTCIRKGTDVKRAGRLLEANAERHLKPTAEMARLFCRHPQAIDETKCLLARIDFTLDQLGYEYPHEPVPEGWEAQDWLEHLVLEAAAKKYGETIPAKAKALIDEEFALIREREYAYYFLTVHDIVRFARSCEPPILCQGRGSAANSIVCWLLDVTSVDPVKHDLLFSRFVSSERDEPPDIDVDFEHERREEVMQYVYRRYGRHRAAIIATVIHYRSRSTLREVGKALGMSEDVTSRLSGTIWGSYSNTVEESRFAQAGFTLDNPEIGRLKELVDQLLEFPRHLSQHVGGFLLTQEPLVETVPLHNAAMEDRTFIEWDKDDIDALKLMKVDVLALGMLTCIKKAFDLIEQQKPERPELGTIATQEDPVIYDMLCQADSLGLFQVESRAQMSMLPRLRPEKFYDIVVQVAIVRPGPIQGNMVHPYLRRRAKKEKVRFPKPSPQFGPPDELESVLGKTEGVPLFQEQAMKLAIVAAEFSPDDANRLRRAMATFRNVGTIQNFETKMVEGMVRRGYERDFAQRCYDQIKGFGSYGFPESHALSFARLVYVSAWIKCYYPAVFACALLNSQPMGFYAPAQIVRDAYEHGVAILPIDVNASGWDNSLEISDLTPEPLPKWLKRDRHDNGLGLRLGFRQIDGFREDWANALAVARAETPFPSIEDLARRANLPSRALRLLADADAWGSIGKGRRDALWEVRRTPSSELPLFAAAKARELGVEEDAKLPAMPLSEEVSADYQLTRLSLKGHPMQFLRPVFDAEHVQTCDQVSGAKHGSRVTVAGVVLVRQRPGNGNAVFITLEDETGITNVLLWARVFEAQRMQVMGSRLMTVEGEVQRSAPSEGSVVHLIGARVIDRTHELARLSEDRETRPVMARADIGLVRDPRYVKATSTGGRHPRDVRILPKSRDFH encoded by the coding sequence ATGACGGGCTTCGCCGAACTGGTCGCGGCGACGAACTACTCGTTCCTGCGCGGGGCGTCTTCGCCGCGTGACATGGTCGCGACCGCCGTCGTTCTCGGGTTGGATGCTATCGGGATCGCCGATCGCAACACGGTCGCGGGAGTCGTTCGAGCCCATGTCGCGTTGAAGGAGATGCGCGAGAAATGGAGCGCCGCGCGAGACAAGGCAAGGATCAGGCATGAGGCCGATCGGCCGTGGGAGACGTTCCCCGATGCTCCACCGTTACCGGAGCCGCCGCCCTGGTTTCGCCTCGTCGTCGGCGCGCGGTTGGTGTTTCGCGACGGCACGCCGGACATCGTTGCCTACCCCGCAACGCGGTACGGCTGGGGACGACTGACGCGGCTGCTGACGGTCGGCAATCGTCGGGCGACCAAGGGCGGGTGCCTACTCGATATCGGCGATCTGATCGCGCATCATCAGGATCTGCTGCTGATCGTGATGGATGAAAACAGTTTCGACTCCGAAGAGGTTGCCGAACTGGCCGAAAAGCGTCGGATCGCCGAAGAGCACGATCGCGGATTTCTACAATTAGGGGAGGAAGAGGCTATCGACAGCAATGTCGTTGCCTTTCCTAAGCGTCTCGTCGAACCGACATTGGCATCCAATGACCTACCTACGACGTCCGTAGTCGTTTGGCCCTCGCGACGCGTGCCGGATGTCGAAGGACTAGAAGCGACGCTTCGCAGGCTTAAACGCATCGTCGGCGATCGACTGTGGCTCGGCACGACGATGACGCATTCGGGAAAAGACAAAAGATGCTTACATGAGCTTGCCAAGATTGCGTCGGTGGCGAATGTGCCGTTGCTGGCGACCAACGATGCCCTCTACGCATCACCCGACCAGCGCCAGCTCCACGACGTCGTCACCTGCATTCGCAAAGGTACCGATGTGAAGCGCGCCGGCCGCTTGCTCGAAGCCAATGCCGAGCGTCATTTGAAGCCGACCGCTGAGATGGCGCGACTGTTTTGTCGTCATCCTCAAGCGATCGACGAGACCAAATGTCTGCTGGCCCGGATTGACTTCACGCTCGACCAGCTCGGCTACGAATATCCGCATGAGCCGGTACCCGAAGGCTGGGAAGCGCAGGACTGGCTCGAGCATTTGGTGCTCGAAGCCGCGGCCAAGAAATACGGCGAAACGATCCCCGCTAAGGCTAAAGCCTTGATCGACGAGGAATTCGCGCTGATCCGCGAGCGGGAGTACGCGTATTATTTTCTGACTGTCCACGACATCGTGCGGTTCGCGCGTAGCTGCGAGCCGCCTATCCTGTGTCAGGGGCGTGGGTCGGCCGCCAATTCGATCGTTTGTTGGTTGCTGGACGTGACTTCGGTCGATCCGGTGAAGCACGACCTGCTTTTCTCACGCTTCGTATCGAGCGAACGCGACGAACCACCCGATATCGACGTCGATTTCGAACACGAGCGTCGCGAAGAGGTGATGCAGTACGTTTACCGGCGCTACGGCCGTCATCGTGCGGCGATCATTGCGACCGTTATCCATTACCGATCGCGCAGTACTTTACGAGAGGTCGGCAAAGCCCTTGGGATGAGCGAGGACGTCACCTCGCGCTTGTCGGGCACGATTTGGGGCAGTTATTCGAACACGGTGGAAGAATCCCGGTTCGCGCAGGCCGGCTTTACGCTCGACAATCCAGAGATCGGACGGTTGAAGGAACTAGTCGATCAGCTACTCGAATTTCCGCGTCATTTGTCGCAGCACGTTGGCGGCTTCCTGCTGACCCAAGAGCCGTTGGTGGAGACGGTCCCGCTGCACAATGCGGCGATGGAGGATCGAACCTTCATCGAGTGGGACAAGGACGATATCGACGCACTCAAGTTGATGAAAGTCGATGTGCTGGCGCTCGGCATGCTGACCTGCATCAAAAAAGCGTTCGATTTGATCGAGCAGCAAAAGCCTGAACGGCCCGAGCTCGGCACGATTGCGACGCAAGAAGACCCGGTCATTTATGACATGCTCTGCCAGGCCGACAGCCTGGGCTTGTTTCAGGTCGAAAGCCGAGCTCAGATGAGCATGCTGCCGCGGTTAAGGCCGGAAAAATTCTACGACATCGTTGTCCAGGTCGCGATCGTCCGTCCCGGTCCGATTCAGGGCAACATGGTTCATCCGTATCTACGACGACGCGCTAAAAAGGAGAAAGTCCGCTTTCCCAAGCCGTCGCCGCAATTCGGTCCTCCCGACGAACTGGAAAGCGTATTGGGCAAGACCGAAGGCGTGCCGTTGTTTCAGGAACAGGCGATGAAACTGGCGATCGTCGCGGCCGAATTTTCGCCGGACGATGCCAACCGCTTACGCCGCGCAATGGCGACATTTCGCAATGTCGGGACGATCCAGAACTTCGAGACCAAGATGGTCGAAGGCATGGTTCGACGCGGTTATGAACGCGACTTTGCGCAGCGTTGCTATGATCAGATCAAGGGGTTCGGCAGCTACGGCTTTCCTGAAAGTCATGCTTTGTCGTTTGCGCGCCTGGTCTACGTATCGGCTTGGATCAAATGCTATTACCCGGCGGTCTTCGCTTGCGCGTTGCTCAATTCCCAGCCGATGGGTTTTTATGCGCCGGCGCAGATCGTCCGTGATGCCTACGAGCACGGCGTTGCCATCCTGCCGATCGACGTCAATGCGAGTGGCTGGGATAATTCACTGGAAATCAGCGACCTTACGCCAGAACCTTTGCCGAAATGGCTCAAGCGGGATCGCCACGATAATGGCTTAGGATTGCGTCTAGGCTTTCGCCAGATCGACGGGTTTCGGGAGGATTGGGCGAACGCCCTTGCAGTAGCTCGCGCCGAAACGCCTTTTCCCTCGATCGAGGACCTCGCGCGCCGCGCTAATCTGCCCTCCCGTGCGCTGCGCCTGCTCGCCGATGCAGACGCCTGGGGATCGATCGGCAAGGGACGGCGCGACGCGTTGTGGGAGGTGCGGCGGACGCCGTCCAGCGAGCTGCCGTTGTTCGCTGCGGCCAAGGCGCGCGAGCTAGGGGTTGAGGAGGATGCCAAGCTGCCTGCGATGCCGCTGAGCGAGGAAGTCAGCGCCGATTACCAACTGACGCGGCTGTCGCTCAAAGGGCATCCGATGCAGTTCCTGCGCCCGGTGTTCGATGCCGAGCACGTGCAGACATGTGATCAGGTCTCGGGCGCCAAGCACGGTTCGCGCGTCACCGTCGCGGGGGTAGTGCTGGTGCGTCAGCGGCCGGGCAACGGCAATGCGGTCTTCATCACGCTGGAGGACGAGACCGGGATCACTAACGTCCTGCTCTGGGCGCGCGTGTTCGAGGCGCAGCGGATGCAAGTGATGGGCTCGCGGTTGATGACGGTCGAAGGCGAGGTCCAGCGCAGCGCGCCAAGCGAGGGCAGCGTCGTCCATCTGATCGGCGCGCGGGTGATCGACCGTACCCATGAACTCGCGCGGCTGTCGGAGGATCGCGAGACCCGCCCGGTCATGGCCCGCGCCGATATCGGACTCGTACGCGACCCGCGCTACGTGAAAGCGACATCGACCGGCGGGCGGCATCCGCGCGACGTCCGCATCCTGCCCAAGTCACGCGACTTCCACTGA
- a CDS encoding Y-family DNA polymerase, whose protein sequence is MTEVSSRNPPPRRYLALYFPWLPSERLRIARPHAFVGREGAPYAVIEKAKGAQRLHAVDPVAAGLGIEPGATLADSRARVPELAAFDHAPHDDHVWLERLADGCARYTPWVMLDAPDGLVLDVTGCVHLFASETALAADAVARFDRLGVVVSHAFADNPDAARALARYRTSGASEDEAVRRLPVAALGLDGEATLALKRAGLKTVGDVVVRPLSAIAARFGGDAATRVRRIIGEADSPLSPRIVKPPLYVERRFAEPMARTDYALEVLGELMAEAFVRLEESHEGGRRFVARFFRTDGLVQRLAVETGRPSRDVTLALRLFRERIDALADPIDPGFGFDLIRLDIPVAERLDASQLKLEGGAVAEAELTALIDRLSTRLGRGRVRRFAPRDRHLPEQAEFTLPAVEPASPETWPQSEPGEPPLRPIHLFDPPQPIDHVLSEVPDGPPLKFRWRRTLHDVARAEGPERIAAPWWTPREAPTRDYYRVEDRRGRRLWIFRRGLFEEGQPAPSWYVHGVFA, encoded by the coding sequence GTGACCGAAGTATCTTCCAGGAACCCGCCGCCACGCCGGTATCTGGCGCTGTACTTCCCGTGGCTGCCCTCTGAGCGGCTGCGGATCGCGCGGCCGCATGCGTTCGTCGGCCGCGAGGGCGCACCTTATGCGGTGATCGAGAAGGCCAAGGGCGCGCAACGCCTCCATGCCGTCGATCCGGTGGCGGCGGGGCTGGGGATCGAACCCGGCGCGACGCTGGCGGATTCGCGCGCACGGGTGCCGGAATTGGCGGCGTTCGATCATGCGCCGCACGACGATCATGTCTGGCTCGAACGGCTGGCGGATGGCTGTGCGCGCTACACGCCCTGGGTCATGCTCGACGCGCCCGACGGGCTGGTGCTCGACGTGACCGGGTGCGTGCATCTGTTCGCCAGCGAGACGGCGTTGGCGGCGGATGCGGTGGCGCGGTTCGACCGGCTCGGCGTCGTCGTCAGCCATGCCTTCGCCGACAATCCAGACGCCGCTCGCGCACTGGCGCGATATCGGACGAGCGGGGCGAGCGAGGACGAAGCGGTGCGGCGTTTGCCGGTCGCGGCGCTTGGGCTCGATGGCGAAGCGACGCTGGCGCTCAAGCGTGCCGGGCTGAAAACCGTCGGCGATGTCGTGGTGCGCCCGCTGTCTGCGATCGCTGCACGGTTTGGCGGCGACGCGGCGACGCGCGTGCGACGGATCATCGGCGAGGCCGACAGTCCGTTGTCGCCGCGCATCGTCAAGCCGCCGCTATATGTCGAACGCCGTTTCGCCGAGCCGATGGCGCGAACCGACTATGCATTGGAGGTGCTCGGCGAATTGATGGCCGAGGCTTTCGTGCGGCTGGAGGAAAGCCATGAAGGCGGGCGCCGCTTCGTCGCACGTTTCTTCCGTACCGATGGGTTGGTCCAGCGGCTCGCGGTGGAGACCGGGCGACCGAGCAGGGACGTCACGCTGGCGCTGCGCCTGTTCCGCGAACGGATCGACGCGCTCGCCGACCCGATCGACCCCGGGTTCGGGTTCGACCTGATCCGGCTCGATATTCCAGTCGCCGAACGGCTCGATGCGTCCCAACTCAAACTCGAAGGCGGGGCGGTCGCCGAGGCCGAACTGACGGCGCTGATCGATCGCCTGTCGACGCGGCTGGGTCGCGGCCGCGTGCGGCGGTTCGCGCCCCGCGACCGACACTTGCCCGAACAGGCCGAGTTCACACTCCCCGCCGTCGAACCGGCCTCTCCCGAAACCTGGCCGCAGTCCGAACCCGGCGAACCGCCGCTCCGCCCGATCCACCTGTTCGACCCGCCGCAACCGATCGATCACGTCCTGTCCGAAGTCCCCGACGGCCCCCCGCTCAAGTTCCGCTGGCGTCGCACGCTGCACGACGTCGCGCGCGCCGAGGGCCCCGAACGCATCGCCGCGCCGTGGTGGACACCGCGCGAAGCCCCGACCCGCGATTACTACCGCGTCGAGGATCGTCGCGGTCGGCGCCTGTGGATCTTCCGCCGCGGCTTGTTCGAAGAGGGCCAGCCAGCGCCATCCTGGTACGTCCACGGCGTGTTCGCATGA